A single Spiroplasma floricola 23-6 DNA region contains:
- the fusA gene encoding elongation factor G has protein sequence MPREYSLDMTRNFGIMAHIDAGKTTTTERILFHTGRIHKIGETHEGESQMDWMAQEQERGITITSAATTAFWADHRFNIIDTPGHVDFTVEVERSLRVLDGAVAVLDGQSGVEPQTETVWRQATTYRVPRVVFVNKMDKTGADFLYSVKTIGDRLGAKAAPIQLPIGAEDQFNGIIDLVEMKAWGFDGAAEEIAKEIEIPADLKDKAEELRAQLVEMAVEYDEELMMKFLDGGEITIPELKSAIRKGVISAEFFPVLAGSAFKNKGVKLLLDAVVAYLPSPLDVPAIKGILPDGTEAERIASDDAPFAALAFKIMTDPFVGKLTFFRVYSGKLAKGSYVLNATKDKKERVGRLLKMHANNREEIDEVYAGDIAAAVGLKDTTTGDTLTDEKNEIILESMIFPEPVIHLALEPKTKADQEKLGLSLNKLSEEDPTFRTYTDEETGQTIIAGMGELHLDIIVDRLKREFKVETNVGAPQVSYRETIKGSAKVEGKYVKQSGGRGQYGHVVIEFEPNHDKGFEWVDKIVGGKISKEYINAARVGLENALQNGVIAGFPMIDVKATIVDGSYHDVDSNEMAYKIAASLALKEAAKKVNPVLLEPIMSVEVTVPDEYYGDVMGNISSKRGLIEGSEQRGNAQTIKSKVPLSEMFGYATELRSFTQGRGNYTMIFSHYNEAPKNIAEEIIKKQGK, from the coding sequence ATGCCTAGAGAATATAGTTTAGATATGACTCGTAACTTTGGTATTATGGCTCACATCGATGCTGGTAAAACTACTACAACAGAACGTATATTATTCCACACAGGTAGAATTCATAAAATTGGTGAAACTCACGAAGGTGAATCACAAATGGACTGAATGGCTCAAGAACAAGAACGTGGTATTACAATTACTTCTGCTGCAACAACAGCATTTTGAGCAGACCATAGATTTAACATCATAGATACTCCTGGTCACGTTGACTTCACAGTTGAAGTTGAAAGATCATTGAGAGTTCTTGATGGAGCTGTAGCTGTATTGGATGGTCAAAGTGGGGTTGAACCTCAAACTGAAACTGTTTGAAGACAAGCAACAACTTATAGAGTACCAAGAGTAGTTTTTGTTAACAAAATGGATAAAACAGGAGCTGACTTTTTATATTCAGTAAAAACAATTGGAGATAGATTAGGAGCTAAAGCAGCACCTATTCAATTGCCAATCGGAGCAGAAGATCAATTCAATGGAATCATTGACTTAGTAGAAATGAAAGCATGAGGATTTGATGGAGCTGCTGAAGAAATAGCAAAAGAAATAGAAATTCCTGCTGACTTAAAAGATAAAGCAGAAGAATTAAGAGCTCAATTAGTTGAGATGGCTGTGGAATATGACGAAGAATTAATGATGAAATTCTTGGATGGAGGAGAAATCACAATTCCAGAATTAAAATCAGCAATTCGTAAAGGAGTAATATCTGCTGAATTTTTCCCAGTATTGGCTGGGTCAGCATTTAAAAACAAAGGTGTTAAATTATTATTAGACGCTGTTGTTGCTTATTTACCTTCTCCATTAGATGTACCTGCAATTAAAGGTATATTACCAGATGGAACAGAAGCTGAAAGAATAGCTTCAGATGATGCACCATTTGCAGCATTAGCATTTAAAATTATGACTGACCCATTTGTTGGTAAGTTAACATTCTTTAGAGTTTATTCAGGAAAGTTAGCAAAAGGAAGTTATGTATTAAACGCAACTAAAGATAAAAAAGAACGTGTTGGACGTTTATTAAAAATGCATGCAAACAATCGTGAAGAAATTGATGAAGTTTATGCTGGAGATATTGCAGCAGCTGTTGGTCTTAAAGATACAACAACTGGTGATACTTTAACAGATGAAAAAAATGAAATTATTTTAGAATCAATGATATTCCCAGAACCAGTTATTCATTTGGCTTTAGAACCAAAAACAAAAGCTGATCAAGAAAAATTAGGTTTATCATTAAACAAATTATCAGAAGAAGATCCAACTTTCAGAACTTATACAGATGAAGAAACTGGACAAACAATTATTGCTGGAATGGGTGAATTACACCTAGATATTATTGTGGATCGTTTGAAAAGAGAATTCAAAGTTGAAACAAATGTTGGAGCACCTCAAGTTTCATATCGTGAAACAATTAAAGGTTCAGCAAAAGTTGAAGGTAAATATGTTAAACAATCAGGGGGACGTGGACAATATGGTCACGTTGTGATTGAATTTGAACCAAATCATGATAAAGGATTTGAATGAGTTGATAAAATTGTTGGGGGTAAAATCTCAAAAGAATATATCAACGCTGCTAGAGTGGGACTTGAAAATGCCTTACAAAACGGGGTTATTGCAGGATTCCCAATGATAGATGTTAAAGCAACAATTGTTGATGGATCATATCATGATGTTGACTCAAATGAGATGGCATATAAAATTGCTGCATCATTGGCATTAAAAGAAGCTGCTAAAAAAGTTAATCCAGTTCTTTTAGAACCAATTATGTCAGTTGAAGTAACTGTACCAGATGAATACTATGGGGATGTAATGGGTAACATTTCATCAAAACGTGGTTTAATTGAAGGATCAGAACAAAGAGGAAATGCACAAACTATTAAGTCAAAAGTTCCTCTATCAGAAATGTTTGGTTATGCAACAGAGTTGCGTTCATTTACACAAGGACGTGGAAATTACACAATGATTTTCAGTCACTATAATGAAGCACCAAAAAACATTGCTGAAGAAATTATCAAAAAACAAGGTAAATAA
- the rpsG gene encoding 30S ribosomal protein S7: MRKHQAEKRDVLPDPIYNSKLVTRAVNKIMLDGKRGTAQHILYKAFEKIKEKTGTSPIEVFDKAIENIKPHLELKVRRIGGANYQVPVEVSTDRKVTLALRWLINYSRLRNEKEMIDRLANEIIDASNGVGGSVKKREDTHKMAEANKAFAHYRW, from the coding sequence ATGCGTAAACATCAAGCAGAAAAAAGAGATGTGTTACCAGATCCTATATATAATTCAAAACTAGTTACTAGAGCAGTTAATAAAATTATGTTAGATGGTAAAAGAGGAACAGCTCAACATATCTTATATAAAGCTTTTGAAAAAATCAAAGAAAAGACTGGAACAAGTCCAATTGAAGTATTTGATAAAGCAATAGAAAACATTAAACCTCATTTAGAATTAAAAGTTCGTCGTATTGGGGGAGCAAACTATCAAGTTCCTGTTGAAGTTTCAACAGACAGAAAAGTTACTTTGGCTTTAAGATGATTAATTAATTATTCAAGACTAAGAAATGAAAAAGAAATGATAGATAGATTGGCAAATGAAATTATTGATGCATCAAATGGAGTTGGTGGATCAGTTAAAAAACGTGAAGATACTCACAAAATGGCTGAAGCTAATAAAGCATTTGCACATTATCGTTGATAA
- the rpsL gene encoding 30S ribosomal protein S12, producing the protein MATINQLVRKPRKAKTWKTKAPALNRGVNTLLKKVTKISAPQKRGVCTRVATMTPKKPNSALRKYARVRLTNGMEVTAYIPGEGHNLQEHSVVLIRGGRVKDLPGVRYHIIRGTLDTTGVNGRMQSRSLYGTKRPKEKK; encoded by the coding sequence ATGGCAACAATTAATCAATTAGTTAGAAAACCAAGAAAAGCAAAAACTTGAAAAACTAAAGCTCCTGCTTTAAACAGAGGGGTTAACACTTTATTAAAAAAAGTTACTAAAATTTCAGCACCTCAAAAAAGAGGTGTTTGTACAAGGGTTGCAACTATGACTCCTAAAAAACCTAACTCAGCTTTACGTAAGTATGCAAGGGTTAGATTAACTAACGGTATGGAAGTAACAGCTTATATTCCAGGAGAAGGACACAACTTACAAGAACACAGTGTTGTGTTAATTCGTGGAGGAAGGGTAAAAGACTTACCTGGGGTTCGTTATCATATAATTCGTGGTACTTTAGATACAACTGGAGTAAATGGAAGAATGCAATCTCGTTCTTTATATGGAACAAAAAGACCTAAAGAGAAAAAATAA